Genomic window (Primulina eburnea isolate SZY01 chromosome 8, ASM2296580v1, whole genome shotgun sequence):
TCTGGGAAATTGCTCGATTGCTTGCTTGGAGAGACTTGTTTAGGTTGAATAATGGAGGATCATTATGACCAGGACATGGTCACATAGACATACGCGCATGCATGCATGGTTGCAGTTTGAGTATACGTACGTACATTGATACGTATTGCTGTTGAAAGTACGTAGAGTtgaagagttgaagacgcatgCAATGCAGCGTAATTTCACCTCAGCTTTCTTCCCGGGTTTCTTAATTGAATGGGGTAACTTggatctttaattaattaacacggtttttttaattattcataattttttcttaTGCCTATATTGTAAGCTGATTACATTAATAATGACTAAATTTTGaatgttattataataaattgatcAACAAATTATATGTATGtgatgtatatattatatatatacttgcAAACAGCCATATGTGCAAACCACTGGacgaataaattcaaaatttaatgatggtaaaagatttaaattgaaaattatgCATGAGATAATATGTGAGATATatgaatattaaataaattattttcaagGTCGTAAATTACACATGATTATTCCGATCCATTTTTACATGAAATGTTATATGAATTAGGAGGCTTGACTTTTTCTTCTATTTGCTTTTATGTTAAGCTAAACAAAACACACACAATACCAATAATAAAACGAATTTGACTGAGTATTTTGCCGGTTTTGTAATGATTCGGGCATATTCCTGTTTCACCCTATCTCCAAATTAAACGACATGCCCTATTCAAATGTACCTTCTGAAATAGTTGGAAACGACGTTAATTTCATGATATCTTCGCAAttcttttaatttatatttaattctttCTTAATTTGAATGAAATTAAAAACATATGAACAAACAAGGGTGATGTTTTTTTACTTTCACAAAGATgatgaatattatttttttcgatcacaaaaactaatttaaaaaaaagCAATAGCAATTGATGCAGGGATAAAAGAAAGAAACTCCAcacgatatttttaaatttgtatAAAATAGAAACAtcatgtgtacttgacaactaCACCTTCAATGCTGATACAACTTATTTGTAACGCGTTAACAAGAACACTATGaacataatttataaaaataaaaatatgatttatgatatattttcatCGCGACTGGCCACGGCCGGAGCCAAGTCCATGCACCGGTGGTCTTAGATGGGGGTGGTGTTTGCTCCCGTGAAATTGATCCAGTGTTGGCAAAGGCCAAATCTGCGGCACTAGTTCGTTTCGTTGTACTTTTTCTATAAACATGATCAGTTTGAAATTGGGTAGCAAGCTCAAAAGTCTTTGTTCAGGGAGAGAGCACGTGTCCCGTTGGACAGAACAAACCCCCGCCTcccatttttttatttgattgagatttacTGAAGGTTTGCTGGTATTCCTACTACTAAAATGACATTCTAAAGTTGCCGAAAACGACTTCGGAGCCAGCCAGCCACCGCCCCCTGCTTCCCCCACCGACCCCAGCTGTATTCCCCAAATTGCTCGATGTATCTTttcttattatttaaaaatcattGTAAGAGtagaaataataaataatacaaaCCTTAAACTATTTATCCTACGTACTTCTATTTTccttattttcatatttctttaCCTGTGACTTCGTCTTTGAGTTTTTTGTCTTCTAGGTTTTAAGATATTTATGTTTTAGATATTTAatttaacttaaaataattaaaatatgataaatgattattatatataagcatatatttttatttgaactTATATATTACTATTTTGGTAACAATATTAAAACACTATTTTATCTctcgttttttttttatctgttTTTCGCATACTAGATTactatgattcaaaattttgatattGTATCTTCTTGctctttttatataaaaaatttattttaatatcatagtttttttattttttgctcTACTAAATTAATATTGTTTATGATCccatttttgttattttaatgtaaatatAAAAATGATTATTATTTTGTGCATACATGTCAATTATTATATCTACTAGTATTGCTGCACATTCATTGTGAGTATAAtacaataattatataaatatcatgtttttttttatgaatattgtattttttaaataaataatttggtgataaataaataaaattatttatcctTTTATAAgagttatttaaaaaaatgaaacaaattGGTGAAATAATAGGCTCATTTTTACGACTAGTTATCTTAGAATACTTATTTTCGCCCCCTAAAATTCCGTACCAATTCATATCCTCGCAGCTTTCCATTCTTCACTGGCTTTTTACAGGTGCAAGGATGTGTTCATTCAGCTTCAATATAAAAACAACATAGAACACCTCAAAATTGCAGAAACAACAACTGTCTCAATTAAGAACAAACACTTAGTTAATATATTTCTCAGATAATATATAATCGTCAGGTATAAAATAATCTTCGCCAGAAGATCAACTTCACAACTGGAGCTACCGGAAGCCCAGGAACATACATTTTCATCATAATTTAGTTTTCGTGTCTCATTTATATGATATGGGACCAGACCTTGACACTGCAAATCTTGGTAAAGGACTAGGACCAGTGCTGGCTGATGCGGATCCTTCTACAAATTTCGTCTTCCGACTTAAACTGTAGTCCAAGGGCCCAGACCGCCTACCGTTCCTGTGTTTGTTGTCTATGTTTCTTGCATGGAAATTGTCGGAATCGTCTTGATTCTGATCATGAGCTGATGTAACCTTGAAATAACCTGAATCATGAGCACTAGAATGTGAAGCATCGCTACGGGGCTGCCTCATTGATGGAGATGCATGGGCCAGTGACATAGCCGGAGAATGATGAGGAGATGCACTCAATAATGCGAGAGGAGTGGAAGAATTTGAGTAGTATTGGTTATACAGTGAACGGAGAATGGCATACGGTATATGAGATTCCAATGTGCTCCTCGGTAGGTATGGCGACATTTCACATATTTGATCAAGAAAGATGAGCTTCGCAACAAGATGAGACCTGTTCAAATAGTGAGCCATCTTTTGAGTATATCAGCATTACAATGGAACCAAAAGAAAAATGTCAAAAGAAATAATCATCGGCACAAGTCATGGTACTTCGAAAAATTTCAAGATACTTAGAAACATCAAATGAAAACCTCTTCATCAGAGTCGTGATAATTAATCATAACTGCAATTATCTCTTTGTGAGGCAATCAAAACTTGAAATGATATAGCTTCTGCGAGTCATGATGAGATCATGAACTCACCTATTGCTTTCACTCCAGGTATCCAAAATGATCCCTGCGCAGAACTTTACATAGAGCTGCATTACGGACTTTATGTTTGCTTCTATTGACAAATAGTTTTGTGTTGCAGGATTCAACATTTCGCCGGCGTGGCCATTTGAAAGAGATTGATTCTGTTCATATTCTCTTTCAAGTCTGACGAATTCGCTACCCACAATCACAGCAGAAATGCACCTGATAAAGGAAATTTAAATGACAAATTTCATAATCAAAACTATTCTCAGAGCACATGCAAAGAATAGAGATCACAGAATCCATTTGAACGTATCTTCAATCATCTACCAAGCAAAAAATGCTAATTACAACTTGAAACTTAAACTGAGACAGGCGGATAACAAAATAATTATGCATTCAATCTTTCTTATAATAATGCTCTTCAAATCACAACAGTGAAATTATATGGACCTGGCCAAACAGTGAACATTGTTGCTGAAGCCCCCAGTTTCTACATTGAAGGTAGTAGTGTCCCAAATAGTAGAAGTCATAAATGCTGCAAATAAATATGGCAACAAGCTCCATGAACCATCACTAGCCCCGCCAACATCCTCAAATATGGATATAATCCATTTGGAATCATGATCACCAACTATGTTTACAGCGTTTGCGACCCTTTGCATCCTCCTTATTTCTTTCTTTTCAGGTATTTCAGAAGGTAAATGCTTAGCAGAACCTGCTAGCAACGAATATATTAAAGGTGCACCTTCTTCAAGCACAACACCAGAAGCTTCTGCTAAAATAGAATCAAAAGTGATGGCCTGCCCTGCCTGAATACAGAACTTAACCATGGTGTCCATATCAACAATCTGCTTAATATTTGCTTCTGTGTCAATCCTATCACCGGAATGCATACTCCCAGCTACTGCCTCCAAAATTTCACGATTCACCCTCAGTGACGTGTCAATGCAATTTAGAAGTGCGGCTATATGCTCCTTCAGCATCCTGTTCAACCTGTCAACTCCATAGCTACCAAAGGTGCGAACAAAGGCTTTCAATTCCTTAAGATCTGTCACCGACTCTGCAAAATATCCACCAACAGGCCTTGTACTCTTGAAGCATCCATGAAACGGTGTAAAGAGTATGCCAGCACCCGATACATCCTTAATAATGTTATCGATATACCAACTGCACACAGCTTCGGTAGCCAACACAGTCAGCTGTTCTGCAGGTTTCTCAAACAAGTGTAATGAAGAAACCGGACCGGCATAGGTTTCTGTAAGGAGAATTTCACGAATACCCTGTGTGAGGTCCATGCTGACATGTTGTTCTGCTAGGTGGACGATAGAAGTATGTCTGTGAATAAGTGATTCTAGGACAGAAGGCCGCTGAAGATCAGCATCGGTTTTCAGCACAGTGAGCAGCCTCCTTTTGAAATTTCCGAGGATGCATTCTCTCATGTACTGCatcataataattaaaattgagaaaaaaaatttaccaACCAAACAAAGTAATCGggattttgaaatttgaattatcCAGCAGCAGCAGAGGTCAGATTCAGAACTTCTCTCAAGCTGACAAAGCTGAATTATCTGACGGTTTACAATCTCATCCATCTACTAACTTCACATTTATTGTGTTGGAATCATTGAGTATGTTATTAAGAATCTGCATTCAATGagcaatttaaaaaaattataacgtCGTTTACCTCCCGAAGAACAAAAACATGGTTTAAAACGCAGATGGGTTCCATGTCATTCAATACTGAGCATAGATTTGTCAACCGTTGAATTGCAGCTTCCAACCTGTCATCCAACCGGATACTAAGTCAAACGAGAGCAATATGACGAACATAAATTTCCAGGGCATGGAGGTAGAAAAATCACATTTTGATAGCATTATTATTTTCAGGATAGCTCTCATATCCTGGCAAATGAAAACCATATGAAGCTTTTGGAGATTTCGCCGGCAATCTGGATGTCAAATTCATAAGATTTGCTGCTTGGTCTGGAAGAAGCTGAAATTTTCTTACAATTAGTCCAAAAAATATACCCAGCTAAAACTTAAGTGAATCTTGGCAGCATGGAGAAGAGGGTTTACCTGCATCTCCAGAGAGCCAAATCCTCCTTCTGAGTCAAGAATATTTATTAAACCTTCCAATCCTCCCATGATGGATTCAATAAGGGATTCAACATATAGAACCGCATCACGGCCGATTTTAGTCAACTGAAACCCAAAATGTTGAAGGCATTGTATGTAAACAACAACCATTTTCATTCACAAAATTACACCGGGTAGAATATCAAACATAACGTCCAATTTCTCCACCCTGAGTGAACTGAGGGCATGAAGGTGCTCCTTGTCATTTAGTTGGAAGCAGGTATCTAGAGGTCAGAATATCCATATTGAAACTTACAATTTGATACAAATCAACTTCTACTAAAAGGTTCAAAATTTTCTTGTTCATAAACTTGTCTTTACCCTCCAACTGGTATGGCTTTTGTACAGTATGCACTATAAGACAATCAACATACGGTCCACAAACTATGGTTTCCACAACCGTGAGAAATTAAACCTTTGATATTGTTGATCAGTACCTCTTCTGGGATAACTGCTGATGCACATTCTGGGAAAGTGCTAGCAACACCAAGCCAGGCACAGCAATGTTGTGGACGACCTTCGGGCCCAAACATGGTGTTACGAAAAACCTATAATACCACAAGTCAAATGAGAGCTACATATGGTTGTTTAAGAAGACTTGTACATTGTCATACTTACAGTTGTAAGATGCTGATGGTAAAAGTAAAGTTTCTTCAGACTCCCATGCTTTGACAACTGAGTTTCAAGCTCATCAACACATCTGCTTTTAGGAAAGAAATTCATTAGTACTGTCTCTTGCACTGTGAAGAAAAAATCAGCTGACTTGTTTTTCTATTGATCAACATTCAGCCGTTATAGAGAGATTCAGATCAGTGAAAACTGGAAGCTCCGGCTAGAAGCTGACCAGGACAGTTAAACTCTAGCAGTAAGAATcctaatattataatatatcaaGTCTTGTTACAGAAAACGCGAGCACCTGGACCAATTGTATGTAGCATTTCCCTCTGACAACAACCCCTCTTTTCCAGTAGATACCGTAGCCTTTTCCAAATGCCTAATGTTAATAGACGACCGAGCAGAAGTGACAATCATCAATACTGACAACCAGTCCTTCCGTAACTCCTGCGAATttcaaaaaagaaataaaaatcttTACAAGCAATAGCAAAAAATACCAACATCAGCAAGATCAGGGTAAGCAACAATTCAAgaacaaaaaattatttaaaaaaaaacatcctTCTGACATTGGATCAGCAAATTGGAAAGGTCGTCAGAGTTCAGAATCAGTAATGTACCAGCTTGCCAAGCATGCAGATCATAAAAAAAGGTAAATGCTCGCTGATAATAAAAAACAAGAAACACACTGAAGCCAATCCATTTTTAATACTGAATCATCCATTGAAGGGACAAATATATTGATTTACCTGTATCAAGAGACCGAAATAGATACACGATAGTAATTATCTGCTCATAGTCATCCAACCAATATTTGGAGAAACTCGAGTTAACATTCTCAATTTTATAATTTCCAACGTAACGTGTAGGTCACACTTCAGTTCAGTAAATATATTAAatcaagtttaaaaaaaatacttaaaatcATTACATTGATAACTGGGCAGATATGAACAGATGGTAGAAAAATGTTCAGGTAAGGAAAAGAGCGAGCAATAGTAGGTCTGACATGGAAAATGCAAAATACATGATGAAATGCTTACTGATAAATCACATGTGATGGCAGAAATATTTTCGCCCTGAGGCTTTGGTATGTTCTCTAAATGCTGAACAATCCGATGGAAAAGCCCCTTCAAGGTAGCATCCAAGTCGAGAGCCACCATCCCCGGAGTGCTCATCAGAAAGCGGATTCTTCCAGCAGAGGATGATAGGTATGACAAGGCATAGCCTCTAATGGCTGAGAGAAAATAACACCTTTTCTATCTCAGTATAAATTTCTAATAACCAGTAGAACACAAAAAGTATGTCACTTTGATGAATCGACCAACAAAATGTATTGTAAAAGCGGTATATATGCTGACATTTAAGCGGTATCTATGCTGACATTTAAGGTTTAAGTCGTAAATTTCGTGCAAGCTTCCACGTAATGTTAGAATGAAAAATTATAGTTCATCAAAACTCAGATATTCTATCTTTATTCTCACAATAGAACTGATTAGAGGACCTAATAAGCACCTAACCAAACCATTGTACTGAAGAACACTCCATTTGAGAGCAAGCTGACATAAGTAAAAAGCCAGAAACTTAAATATTTCATATATGATCACGGACTTGTCAATAAAATCTAATAATCTTTTTTCTTGAAAGGAACCAAACCAGCAATGTATTTTCGGGCTAGAGAGCAAAGATGGTCCATCCCATCTAATAAAAACCCAATAGTTGGATCATTTGGATCCTGAAATCAAGAACATTGAAAGGAACGAAATTAAAGTGATAAGTTGCACCTTACAAATCAAGATAAAAGAAATATTACTAGTCATCTTTTGTATCTTCAGTATAATATCCACAAATGAGATGTTTTGGTAATAAatacaattgaatttttttcttACACTTTCTACAGGCACAAATCGAGCTGCTTTTGATTTAGAAGATGCAACTCCAACATGCTGAAAGTACCATAATACCTCACTTTGGGCAAAGGCCAAGGCAGAAAAAACCATCTGAACAATCACCAATAACAATGCATTGAGTGTAAAGCCACAGCAAAACAATAAGCAGTCACAAGCACAGGATTAGTAACTTCTTTTATTCCATGTTCACTTCACCGGAACAATAATTAGTTTCCCTCATATATCAATAAGTAAGACTACAATTATTAGTTTCCATCTTTTATCATTAAATAAGACCACAATCCCCTTGACCCAGTACTTTTTTATTTGTGCTGTTATCATCCCATACCTCCACATAACTCATTAACTTGATCAGTATGCACGTAAATAATTTGAAACCATACACATAATAACCAGTGCCCTAGTGCCTAGCAAGGTAAGTCATCAAAGATCAAAATCTGTCATTTCA
Coding sequences:
- the LOC140838625 gene encoding protein NAP1 isoform X1; amino-acid sequence: MSNRKMAKSRPHFPSEDALASAPAAVRSREWEGPARWTEYLGPELASRNKNIDECTTPQTSSGSSLKGFNMQWVYQLTHVAEGLMSKLYRLNQILDYPDSVGHVYSEAFWKAGVFPNYPKIGILLDKKFPEHHSKLQLERVDKFTLDAMCDSAELHLQSLEPWIQLLLDLLAFREQALRLILDLSSTVITLLPHQNSLILHAFMDLFCSFVRVNLFSEKVPRKMILQMYNLLYSMARNDRDCDFYHRLTQFVDSYDPPLKGLHEDLNFVSPRIGEVLEAVGPIIFLSTDTRKLRNEGFLSPFHPRYPDILTNSAHPMRAQDLANVTSYREWVLFGYLVCPDELLRVTSIDIALVVLKENLVLTLFRDDYILLHEEYQSYVLPRILESKKIAKSGRTKQKEADLEYSVAKQVEKMISEVHEQALNSCDAIHRERRILLKQEIGRMVLFFTDQPSLLAPNIQMVFSALAFAQSEVLWYFQHVGVASSKSKAARFVPVESDPNDPTIGFLLDGMDHLCSLARKYIAAIRGYALSYLSSSAGRIRFLMSTPGMVALDLDATLKGLFHRIVQHLENIPKPQGENISAITCDLSELRKDWLSVLMIVTSARSSINIRHLEKATVSTGKEGLLSEGNATYNWSRCVDELETQLSKHGSLKKLYFYHQHLTTVFRNTMFGPEGRPQHCCAWLGVASTFPECASAVIPEELTKIGRDAVLYVESLIESIMGGLEGLINILDSEGGFGSLEMQLLPDQAANLMNLTSRLPAKSPKASYGFHLPGYESYPENNNAIKMLEAAIQRLTNLCSVLNDMEPICVLNHVFVLREYMRECILGNFKRRLLTVLKTDADLQRPSVLESLIHRHTSIVHLAEQHVSMDLTQGIREILLTETYAGPVSSLHLFEKPAEQLTVLATEAVCSWYIDNIIKDVSGAGILFTPFHGCFKSTRPVGGYFAESVTDLKELKAFVRTFGSYGVDRLNRMLKEHIAALLNCIDTSLRVNREILEAVAGSMHSGDRIDTEANIKQIVDMDTMVKFCIQAGQAITFDSILAEASGVVLEEGAPLIYSLLAGSAKHLPSEIPEKKEIRRMQRVANAVNIVGDHDSKWIISIFEDVGGASDGSWSLLPYLFAAFMTSTIWDTTTFNVETGGFSNNVHCLARCISAVIVGSEFVRLEREYEQNQSLSNGHAGEMLNPATQNYLSIEANIKSVMQLYVKFCAGIILDTWSESNRSHLVAKLIFLDQICEMSPYLPRSTLESHIPYAILRSLYNQYYSNSSTPLALLSASPHHSPAMSLAHASPSMRQPRSDASHSSAHDSGYFKVTSAHDQNQDDSDNFHARNIDNKHRNGRRSGPLDYSLSRKTKFVEGSASASTGPSPLPRFAVSRSGPISYK
- the LOC140838625 gene encoding protein NAP1 isoform X2 is translated as MAKSRPHFPSEDALASAPAAVRSREWEGPARWTEYLGPELASRNKNIDECTTPQTSSGSSLKGFNMQWVYQLTHVAEGLMSKLYRLNQILDYPDSVGHVYSEAFWKAGVFPNYPKIGILLDKKFPEHHSKLQLERVDKFTLDAMCDSAELHLQSLEPWIQLLLDLLAFREQALRLILDLSSTVITLLPHQNSLILHAFMDLFCSFVRVNLFSEKVPRKMILQMYNLLYSMARNDRDCDFYHRLTQFVDSYDPPLKGLHEDLNFVSPRIGEVLEAVGPIIFLSTDTRKLRNEGFLSPFHPRYPDILTNSAHPMRAQDLANVTSYREWVLFGYLVCPDELLRVTSIDIALVVLKENLVLTLFRDDYILLHEEYQSYVLPRILESKKIAKSGRTKQKEADLEYSVAKQVEKMISEVHEQALNSCDAIHRERRILLKQEIGRMVLFFTDQPSLLAPNIQMVFSALAFAQSEVLWYFQHVGVASSKSKAARFVPVESDPNDPTIGFLLDGMDHLCSLARKYIAAIRGYALSYLSSSAGRIRFLMSTPGMVALDLDATLKGLFHRIVQHLENIPKPQGENISAITCDLSELRKDWLSVLMIVTSARSSINIRHLEKATVSTGKEGLLSEGNATYNWSRCVDELETQLSKHGSLKKLYFYHQHLTTVFRNTMFGPEGRPQHCCAWLGVASTFPECASAVIPEELTKIGRDAVLYVESLIESIMGGLEGLINILDSEGGFGSLEMQLLPDQAANLMNLTSRLPAKSPKASYGFHLPGYESYPENNNAIKMLEAAIQRLTNLCSVLNDMEPICVLNHVFVLREYMRECILGNFKRRLLTVLKTDADLQRPSVLESLIHRHTSIVHLAEQHVSMDLTQGIREILLTETYAGPVSSLHLFEKPAEQLTVLATEAVCSWYIDNIIKDVSGAGILFTPFHGCFKSTRPVGGYFAESVTDLKELKAFVRTFGSYGVDRLNRMLKEHIAALLNCIDTSLRVNREILEAVAGSMHSGDRIDTEANIKQIVDMDTMVKFCIQAGQAITFDSILAEASGVVLEEGAPLIYSLLAGSAKHLPSEIPEKKEIRRMQRVANAVNIVGDHDSKWIISIFEDVGGASDGSWSLLPYLFAAFMTSTIWDTTTFNVETGGFSNNVHCLARCISAVIVGSEFVRLEREYEQNQSLSNGHAGEMLNPATQNYLSIEANIKSVMQLYVKFCAGIILDTWSESNRSHLVAKLIFLDQICEMSPYLPRSTLESHIPYAILRSLYNQYYSNSSTPLALLSASPHHSPAMSLAHASPSMRQPRSDASHSSAHDSGYFKVTSAHDQNQDDSDNFHARNIDNKHRNGRRSGPLDYSLSRKTKFVEGSASASTGPSPLPRFAVSRSGPISYK